Proteins from one Triplophysa dalaica isolate WHDGS20190420 chromosome 6, ASM1584641v1, whole genome shotgun sequence genomic window:
- the prelid3b gene encoding PRELI domain containing protein 3B, with protein sequence MGGATLSVFSNKRRKRRGVTEQLHSSNSWNRTRTMKIWTSEHVFNHPWETVTKAAMQKYPNPMNPSVFGVDVLDRNIDQQGRLHSKRLLSTEWGLPSLARSIIGNARTCTYIKEHSVVDPEEKTFELKSTNITFTNMVSVDEKLTYRPHPEDPEKTMLTQEAIISVKGVSLSSYLEGLMESTISTNAGKGREAMEWVIRRLNTEIEEFAITARGTIRTPMAAAVAEK encoded by the exons ATGGGCGGAGCCACCTTGTCAGTTTTCTCGAACAAACGGCGGAAGCGGCGCGGTGTTACGGAACAGCTTCACTCATCAAACAGTTGGAACAGAACAAGAACCATGAAAATCTGGACGTCAGAACACGTTTTCAA TCATCCATGGGAGACCGTGACCAAAGCTGCTATGCAGAAGTACCCAAACCCCATGAACCCTAGTGTGTTTGGAGTTGATGTGTTGGACCGTAACATTGACCAGCAAGGACGCCTGCACAGCAAGAGACTGCTCAGCACAGAATGGGGCCTGCCCTCTTTAGCTAGATCG ATAATTGGTAATGCACGAACATGTACATACATCAAAGAGCACTCTGTAGTCGACCCCGAAGAGAAAACCTTTGAACTTAAGTCAACCAAT aTCACCTTCACTAACATGGTGTCTGTGGATGAAAAGCTCACCTACAGACCGCACCCAGAGGACCCAGAAAA GACGATGCTTACGCAGGAGGCCATCATATCTGTTAAGGGTGTCAGTCTCAGCAGCTATCTTGAGGGACTCATGGAATCTACTATTTCAACCAATGCAGGAAAG GGTCGGGAGGCAATGGAATGGGTGATCAGACGGTTGAACACAGAAATCGAGGAGTTTGCCATCACGGCGAGAGGAACCATTCGCACACCAATGGCCGCCGCGGTCGCAGAGAAATGA